TCCTTATCACAACGTCTGAGCATCCCTATATTGTCTCCTCACCAGAATTATGAATGTTATTTATAGACCTAGTTAGGTTGGCAGAGAGGCATGTGCAGCCATCTTAACCAGGTGGTAACTCTTAAAGTAGATTTCACCAAAGTTGAGAGCAGCTGTTGTTTAAATAGAGTGGAAAGGCAGTTAGAGATCACATGGCTCCACAGAGTTGAAGTATATGCACATGTTGATTTGTTCATATATTGAATACATTCCCTGCTTTACAAATAATTACAGTGAATGCATGCTTTTTTTGGGCAATTCGTTCCAGTCTTAATATAGTCCTTTAAAAACATACACGcacgcgtacacacacacacacacacacacacacacacacacacacacacacacacaatctttTTAGACAATCGGTCTCAAActtaaggcccgggggccagatacggcccaccacatcatattatgtggcccgcaaagacaaattttgcatcaactttgtgtcattactaaaattagaaattgtcttcacgttttcaaaacagaaatattgctagcaatttttattaccattcatctttttaaacattttgaacagttttgactagtctctgatttcaaaactagttattcatcagttagccgtgtagcctatactgtaaataatataatGGGTTGactgtcataatggccctccaagagaaactatgactacaatgcccGCGACAAatatgagtttgacacccttgtTTTAGAGTATTCCTTACTATTAATAGCAATAATGCGAGTTGTACTTTGAATACAGACTATTGACCCAATCGTTTTCATTCTTGTACAAAGCTTTGAACTTTGTGTGTTCGAGGAGTAATACATGTAAAATATTGTGGATAGGAGCTCTTGATGAGTCAGTGGCCTCTGCTTTGAGGGATTAAAGGATTCCTGAAATGTTTGAAACAACCGTGTGCCTTTGCACTCTGCACATTATTTTAAGACataacatttgttgttttcagaCATGCACTCTGTTTCCTTAAAACCCGCCTcaaaatccatttttattCCCTGACACAGCTCAAGCCTCTGCACTTGTtttcagaggcgtagccaagccggggcgagccggggtggcgccccggttaggactccctgcgccccggttgaaaaaaatcgagctttttcgattcttcattttcatgccgtttttttctttcggtcttgcgcgaatgtgcttgcgctattctatgtgcgcgatgttatccattcaccgtttgcctcccggacccggatgttgttttagcgatcagcgaacggcgtgggtgatgttcgattttttttcctgtgggcgtgcgcccctactggaaaaattcctggctacgcctctgcttgttttagtgttttatttatttttattgttttaatcgttgttgtttttttaaatgctgctACGTTTAACTGTCTTTAATTCAATTTGTAGTTATTTACAACACTTTTTACAACACTGTATTTAGTTCAATTTGTAGTTATTTACAACACTTTTTCAGCTGCCATCACTCTTAAAGTActatataaatacatttgagttGAGATGAGTCACATTTTTATGATGGCTTGTGCATCTATATCAAGATAATGTATGTAACGGCCACAGAGATGCACAGTCCAAATTAGGGATGGGCGAGTATCTGATAACGGTATCAGCAGCCCTAAGGAAAATTGCTAGATTAAATATATAGGtctttatttgaaattatCTGACTTTTGAGGGGAAAtttgaagaataaaaatactaGTGTTATCGGGACTTGGTTTCGTTATTGGTGACTAAGCGATCAATACTCGTACTGTGTAAAAAGTGGTATCAAACATCCCTAGTCCTAATGGACAATGGTGTTATTTATCATTAGTGCAAATCTTCACAGTAATCTTAATTTTGCAATTAAGGAattgaaatacaaatattatttgattttagtaatacttctttttatttttccaatttttcctTATCAATTAGTAGTCTTGCGGGTGGCTTTTGTGTGGTAGATGTATAAAGACTACAATGAATCCAAAAAAGTCATTCATTCAGTTTCATGATGTGGTCAATGAAAAAGCCAGATTTACACAATACTGAAAACTACCTTTTTATTCCATAGATGAAAATGGTGGAACTGATGTTAATTCCTTATCGGAGAGAACAACCCTGCCGGGACACACTGAGGTAAGACGTAGTACATATACATCATCAATTCCTTTCCCACTGATGGTATGCAGCTCAGAACActagtgcatttttttttcatgagctGGACACCACTGAGTAATTGTGAGATTTGGGGCCTTATTTTTTCAGAGTTGACTATAATGTGGATCAAATTACAATTCAAGCAAATATACATCATTATGTGGTCTTAACATTCAGCTTAGGAGCACTGAATGATAGTCATCAAAGTAGTCATTTTGATATGGTCACATAATTTgctgtgtcatttttttgacaGCAATTTAGCTGTATAAGAGTACTGGAAGAATACACAGAATAGCCTATTTGTCACAATGAGGGGTTTTACTTGTTCAGTGTGCTTGTGCAGCAGATGCTTGATGGCCTTTGACTGACTCGCCGCTCTCATTGCTGAATCACAAGACTTCAGTTATTCAAAGAGTTCTTGTCATTCTCGAACAAGAGGAAACTAAATATTGATGCTCTGGTGGGAGCCAGCTGCGATGATACATCTTGACTGAAAAGCCTGGTTATTTGACTTCAACCCTCTAATGGAACATTTAATCAGTGCTACTCGGTCAACGATTTTGATGCTCAGGCACTATATCCAGTTAACTTCCACTTGTAGCTTAATATCACTCATACAAGAAGGCGTGTACGTTGGGTGTGGTGCTCTGATAAACACGGTGGGTGGGTTTTTTAAAACTACCTTAACAGTTGCTCCCCCAGTTATGATATTAACTCCATGTATGGACTTTTACGCTTGCTTTTTCATTCCCCTCTAACCATATAGCGAATGTTTATTCTAATAATATGTTGAGCACTGGACTGCAATATATTTAGGACTCTTTCGTGCAGTTGTGTTACATCATGAGATGTTTGGTTAAGTGCAGAAAGGTTTGCACTTACGCTAATAAAAACAGCACTGCAACAAGATGTAGAAATTGTCAAATGCTATCAAACTAGCCAAAATGCTGGGTAAAACAATAATGGCTTCAGTTTATTAGCAGCATAGGGATGACATCATGCTGTCATGCATTTGTGTGAAACACACATTTCTGTGATTGCAAAGGTCTTCGTGTACTTtaataatgtaaataataataaatattactaatgTAAATATTCTGTTAAGAGAAATATTTACTCATGATATCTTAGTATATGAATTAATTGGAACAAGAGAAAGTAGGGAGGAATGAGAAATGCCcaaccattatttttttctgaggtTTCATGTACATTCTTGTATGTCAGAGCAATTGCCAAATGTGCCCCCAGGGACTGTGAGCATTAAACAGGAGTTGATAATGTGCAGAGCAACCTTATCAGACACAACAAGAGAGGTATCCTGGCTGGTCCACCAATATAGACCACTAAAGTAGGTTATCAGAGGTTAGTCAGAGAGCCACTGTGCTGTCTAAATGACGTTGAAGTTGTTACTTGCAGTAATTTAATTACAGTAATTTCTTTACATATTgttaatgtcattttctttgtttcccTTCTCGGTTCCCTTTTAACTACAAAGCAATCAACTTTTCAAATCATGTTCCTACTGCGTGCGTGGATggagttttctttctcaaGTATTTTTGGAGACGTGTCGGTGGTGCCACCTGATGACGGTGCTTGGTTGACGTGTTCGTCCGATGACTCGGACTGGTATTAACGCGCGTCTGAGGTTAGCCCCCCACCCGCCCAACTCCGGCTCGGGGTtctgtttttgggacgtcAGGAGCCGTCCcttgaagggggggggggttctgtcacaTGCCTGCGTCACCTGACTCCAGCCACGCCCCCCAATCAAGCTAATCACCAGCACCTACCACGGCTCGTTGGGCCCGCTCTATTTAAACTCAGTGAATCAAAGCAGcggttgtcagttcgtctccTTACCCTGCCCGTGATGCCACTGCGCACTGACCGAACGATTCCCGTTGTCGGACTCGCTTGTGTTCCGACCCGACCCGATTCGCCTTGCTCGCTGCTTgtcctgtcctgactactcaCCTGTACTTGACCCTGTTCTGGTCGCCGCCTTCCTCGACCACCCACCTACCTGCCTCTGACTACGTGCTGCGCTCTTCTGCTCAGCCAGACCGGCAGTCCAGTCTTCCCCTTTCCCCTGTTCAATAAAGGTTCGTGCTACATTTGGTCGCCCCGTCTCTGTTCCTGACGTGCTGGTAGAAATGGATGTTTGCACAGTTGTGCGAGTGACCACAGCTGACTTGATTCCCAAAGCTATTGAACCTCTTATTCCTTTTAAGTTCAGTGCAGGAGAAACTCTTGGTCTACTTGGCAGCAGCTGGAGTCCATGCAGGACAAAGGGCATTTATGAGGAACTGCAAGAAAATCACTTGCGCATGATGTAAAGTTGGCTGGCTGCTGTGACATTGCCTTCCACCCCCCATTATGCGTTAACGTGTGAAAAtcccgtcacccccaccctacACATACATTCATAGTTGTGGTCAGGGCGGTATTTCAAAATTGTATTAAAGATCATGAAATGAAGAAGCGTCAGTTTTTACGCCGAGCACATGTACACCCTCTACAAAAACAGAGCTCTGTGTTTTGGagtaaaatttattttttgttagttCCCCATCATGGTAAATGATAACTAACATTTTCCTTTCCTGTCGTTCATCTCATAGACAGAGAAACTGCAACCAAACAAAGACACAGTATTCTTCAGGGATGGAGTGCGAAGAATCGACTTTGTTCTGTCTTATGTGGATGACaaagatggagagaaaaaacaggtaACAAAGTTGACTTTCATGCTGTAATTTTACTAAACTGGCACATCAGATGAAGTAGACTGACTTTTGGATGTTAACCTTCACAGGGCCACAATCTGCCCGTTAAATCGCTGCATCAAAATCCGGCAAATTTGACCTTATCCCATCCCAGATTTGTACTTTACACAAAGGCCAGCAAACCAGGAAAAAGCTGTAAAAATGTGGGCTTAGATAGACTGGAAAGAGGCtagcaaaataacaaattgcCGTCAGTTGATGACTCATCATTTTACTGTGACAGTGTAGTAGTGTTAGTTTTGTTACACAATCCAGAAAAGGAACACCTGATGACAACAGGAATAGAAAGTGATGACAGTAATCCCTTTTTCATTGACTTAAAAATTTAGACTATGATCAAATTTCTTGACACTCAGCTGTGAATACTACAGATCAATAAtagataccgtaattttcggactataagtcgcggtttttttcatagtttgggtgggggggcgacttatactcaggagcgacttatatgtgttttttttttttcaaaaaatttcaaaaaaaaatttcaaaaaaaaaaaaaatgaaaccgcgataaacgaaccgcaatgtagcaagggattactgtaatttgaatttcaagtgacgacagcagcgcgaaaccatctgcgtcactccaattcattaaatccatcaatcgtcctttgtcaacaatgcgtgcgcgccgctgacggcttttgcacttaaaaatattccacaggcccatataacgatatataaattatatatcaaataactattatataagcaataatgttatcaaaccatctgtgcactctaaatcattaaatccatcgatcaaattcctcgtcctttgtcaacatcgccgcgcgtgcgccctgacgccagcctcgtcgttattccacagatttactatataactatattgtagcgttaacaaagttcaaggaaagacgtgggtttggtaaacggctctttatttaacaaaacaaacttacaggcgtgtggcggcgtggacgtccagccacggaagtggacgagagctccatacgataggaccgggcgtgcgtagaagcattgtccgagcaccatccaccgtcctcggacagccagccggctgagcgccggccctcgacttccatccacggagctgaaaggcagctcggtagagtaggaccgggcgtgcgtaaaagcattgtccgagcaccatccaccgtccctggacagccacccggccgagcgccggcgcccgacttcaatccacgaaagtgaaagtaagctggacgagtgacgcgcgacagcagcgcgacgcgacgtcgcgcgtcagcagcgcgacggttgtttacataaaggacaaagatcgactcgtccagctttctttcactttcgtggattgaagtcgggtgccggcgctcggccgggtggctgtccagggacggtggatggtgctcggacaatgcttttacgcacgcccggtcctactctaccgagctgcctttcagctccgtggatggaagtcgagggccggcgctcagccggctggctgtccgaggacggtggatggtgctcggacaatgcttctacgcacgcccggtcctatcgtatggagctctcgtccacttccgtggctggacgtccacgccgccacacgcctgtaagtttgttttgttaaataaagagccgtttaccaaacccacgtctttccttgaactttgttaacgctacaatatagttatatagtagatctgtggaataacgacgaggctgacgtcagggcgcacgcacggcgatgttgacaaaggacgaggaatttgatcgatggatttaatgatttagagtgcacagatggtttgataacattattgcttatataatagttatttgatatataatttatatatcgttatatgggcctgtggaatatttttaagtgcaagagccgtcagcggcgcgcacgcattgttgacaaaggacgattgatggatttaatgaattggagtgacgcagatggttttattaacgtgttatttatgtaatagttttttgaataactctgaattttacgtcagggccgttctcagctcttagtttgtgtttatgtcacgttagcatagctatcgtttagcctgttgttgctcgttcatgactgttcttggtgttggattttgtcgaataaattgccccccaaaatgcgacttatactccggagcgacttatatatgttttttttcacttttttgggcattttatggctggtgcgacttatactccggtgcgacttatagtccgaaaattacggtagttgtttaaaaccaaaaatgagatCATGTGCAGAAATCTGTTACAAAGAGAGCCTGGAGCCTTACATTAATCAACACAATGTTATCAAGTCTTGtaacatttttctattttcttttgttatcCGGACCTGAAGTGTTTTCAAGAAATgtaacaaagtacaaattaAGAATCAGGAGACATCTTATTTGGACAGTGCTTCCAGCAACTGAGGCTGTTTAATACGCTGTGTCGCTATTAGCAACAACTTCTCAACTTTACTAGTTGCTGCTTGAAGGCCTGAGTCCAACAAATTTGTTGTTTGCACTTGCACCACCCCCCACCTAGTTCTCAGAGTGCTGTGTGTGTAGATTACAGAAGTAGGCACTGGCACTTCAATGCGCTGCGAGCCTCAACCGATTGTTTAAAACGTGCATGagataataattatatatttaaatatttattgtcGGACAATAATGAACAACTGCTTTTCTTTCAACTGCGCCTATAtcctctttttaatttttggatCTTTATGGCGTTACCAAACACATGACGGTGGTGAAGATCCATTTTGTGATAACATTCACTGGGTGGGCAGAAGCAAAACcccaaatgaataataatgttGCTCCTTAACTGCTGGATGTGAAACTAAGCAAATTGAAATCTTGCTTAGTCATCAGTTTGAGTCATGTTAACTTGTTTTTGCTGCCCCCCAGGGGAGTAAGTATTAATCAAGTCTTGTTTAACTGATGTGATCACTAGGGCTACCTCCagcttttattattactactagatataaatatatttttctaatcACTGTTATATTCTTATATTGGCTGCAACATGCAGTCGTTGTTAAACTGGAATTGGAATGGGTGTGAGGTCCGCTCAAAGTTTTAATAGCACTCACCAAATCTACTGTCAACAATTGTcctactgtatttttttaaaggtttttTGTATCCCACCACGGCTGTCTAACGTCTTACttccttttttattattaaatacaaTTGCTGAAGTTGTAATTAccgaatgaaaaaaaagcttgaagATCAAATTCAAGCACAGGCACAAAGATGCTAgacaaaggagaaaagaaaaatgtggttAGTTAAGTGCCCCTTCTGCTTTCATTCTTGTGATCAgtgtgatgtgtgtgtttgcccttaggagaggaggagggagttTGAGGCCAACCTTGAGAAAGCAGGACTGGAATTGGAGACAGAAGACAAATCCGTAAGGGACCACAACACAGAACACTTGCGCCACCTAGAGGACGATATGGAGTGACACCAAATCTTAGTGGCAAAAGACTTAAAGGGGAGGCTCACGATAAACATGCCACCGCCAATTTGATGGATTAGCCACGGATTTGTTTATGAGGTGCAGAACAAACTCTCTTCCTTCATCTTCTTTTACCAGGACTCTAAAGACCAGAAGACATACTTCTTAAAGATCCATGCTCCATGGGATGTTCTGGCCACCTACGCTGACGTCTTGAAGATCAAGGTTCCTTTCAAAGCCAGTGATATCCCTCACGGCCGGGATGTTCCTCTGGAGTGGCTGTCACATCCTTTCCGCTTGCCAGAACACATAATGCACCCTCAACCTGACTATTTTACTTACCCCTTTGACAAAGGCAAGACTGACTTCTTTCTCATTAACGACAAGGACACCTTCTTCCCACCATCCACAAGGAACAGAATTGTGAGTTCTTTTCGAGTGTTATATATTTGCATAAATAGTTAATGGCTTTGCTTTGAATGACTTGGTTTGAATCTTCTTTTCCTCAGGTGTTCTACATCTTAGCTCGATGTCCTTATTATAAAAATGGACAAGAAGACAGAGACAAGACAGGAATCAAGCGCTTACTCAGCAATGGGACGTACACAGCAGCATTCCCACTTCATGATGTAAGCCATGATGAAAAAAACGTACATGGGCAGATaattttttgttaaatgttttgaatattaaGCAGTTTAATACTCAGAGAACTTTAACCAACTGTCCATATTATTGCCATCTTCATTTCCctgtacatttctttttctttcagtgcCGTTACTGGAAGAGAGCAAGAAATGCGGAATGTGAGAGTGAGCGGTTCAATTTGTACTCGCACTGGGCCAGGTTTCTCTGCTTTTACAAGGAACAGCCACTTAACCTCATCAGGTATAAGAATGGAATAGAACAGTTTgataatgtttacatttgattttgaactAACCCCATGAAGTCAGACGAGTTGTTGAAATGAAACTGTGCTCTCAGGAAATACTACGGGGAAAAGATCGGGATTTACTTTGCGTGGCTGGGATTCTACACAGAGATGTTATTCTTTGCTGCTGTCATGGGCTTTATATGTTTCACCTACGGAGTGTTTAGCTATGACGACAACATATCCAGGTTggttggagaaaaacaaagtacATTCATGCTTTTAAAACCTTTTAAAACTCACAGCGGAATCCAAATCACATAGTAAATACTGACACTCTGTTGTGGAATTTCTTTGACCTTTCCTTTCTCTTCCATTAGCAAAGAAATTTGTGATGCTAATATCGGGGGCAGGATTGTGATGTGTCCATTGTGTGACAAAAAGTGCTCTTTCTGGAAGCTCAACTCGACGTGCCTCTCATCCTGGGTAACTAACTAACTTCTTTTGACAGCTGCTATTTCATGATAATTGACAGTGTGCGAGGAATTAAATATAACCTGCTGAGTCGGCACCATACCGCCATGTCGCtgctcattttgtcatttcctgTATTGCTCTAATGAACTGATCccatttcatgtttttactTCCAGCAATCCCACCTGTTTGACAATGAGGGAACTGTGTTCTTTGCCATATTCATGGGGATTTGGGGTGAGTAACGCACAATGCCGCGCTAATTGTGTCCAGCTAACCTCAATCTGACCACAACCCTCCCTCCTTCACTGTCAAAGTCTTTCATACTTAGTCATCTAACTAGCTCACATGCTTTTTATGGACAGATCAACTTGCCAGTACGATTATGTTATACTACTGGGTTTTCTGTCTATTGGAGCATACTGCAGGCTTTGGATAGTCTGGAAGGCCTTACAAGGGGCTTTATAAGGAttatgttttgaaaatatgtgATATAAGCTACAGCATTAGATACTAAGTCTTAGATATGATTTTGACTTATGATTTCAGGTTTTGGGTGAAATTTTAGGAtaaagcagcaaaattcacAGCATGTGGTTGACGAACCAATCATTGACCATCGTCCTCGTTTTCATCTAATTTTGAAATCACGAGACCAAAACAACACCTAGCAACTGATGAAACCACAACAACTGTTTGACACAGCAATATGTTCAGATTTCAGATATCAGGTTTGGCCACTGAGCTTACTGTGTCATCAGTAGATTGAAGAATCACAGAATGGCATAGAAGTAGACATATTGGAAATATTGCTTCATTGATCCAAATCCTTCTGTGTATTTTGCTGTTTAGTGGCTTGTTGGAGAGctgcaagttaaaaaaaaaaaaaaaaaaaaaaagtactgaaACATTAAACATTTGGACATTTGTCTATGAAAAGGTCATTTGGTGACAAGAGTGAAAAACACCTTACTTCTTTTCTGCAAACACGCTTTACAGTAACTCTCTTTTTGGAGTTCTGGAAGCGTCGTCAAGCCCGGTTGGAGTACGAGTGGGACTTGGTGGACTTTGAAGAGGAACAGCAACAGCTTCAAATTCGTCCCGAGTTTGAAATTAGATGTACAAACAGGAGACTCAACAAGATCACTCAGGTACACCAATAGCTTCGTTCATTTCCATGACAACAGTTATACACAAGCCAATGCTATCAACACACAGTGTATTAATCAAATACAAATTCTCAACCAGGAAATGGAACCATTTCTTCCTGTCACCAGCAAGTGTGCTCGCTTCTGCCTGTCTGGGGCCACTGTCCTCTTCTGGGTATTTGGATGTTTGATGTAAACAATGACCCAGGCCTCATCACACTCGCCCAGCAgcagtttgtgtttgtgtgttctttGCAGATCTCGCTGATCCTGGCCTGCATTATTGGGGTCATAGCGTACAGACTGGCTGTGTATGCTGCCTTTGCGAGTATCATTAAGGACCCCATGAGGAAGATTCAGGTGGTGGGCAGGTTCATAACACCGCAACTGGCCACCTCTGCGACCGCCTCTTGCATCAACTTTGTCCTCATCATGATCCTCAATTTCTTTTATGAGAGGGTGGCTATCTGGATTACTGATATGGGTACAATAACCTCATCATAGTGCCTAAACATTATATATTTGATATTGCTGATATTTATAATGTTGTCTCTGATCATGTGGTTCCTTCCTCCAGAGATCCCAAAGACCCATCTGGAATACGAGAACAGGCTCACCATGAAAATGTTTCTCTTCCAGTTTGTCAACTATTACTCGTCTTGCTTCTACGTGGCTTTCTTTAAGGGCAAATTTGTGGGTTTTCCCGGTGCATACTCATACATGTTTGGCAAGTGGAGCAAATTGAGGAATGAAGAGGTGTGCATATCTGACTTTGTAAACaaaaagcagttttttttaataaaatccCTTCAATCTGTTTTTTCCAAATGCCTCGCTTAACGAGCTTCTTGCTGTTTTAGTGTGACCCCGGAGGCTGTCTCATAGAGCTGACTACACAGTTGGTGATCGTCATGGCTGGAAAACAACTGTGGGGGAACATCCAGGAAGCCCTGCTGCCGTGAGTTTATGAAATCTGAATTCTATACTTGGTTTTCCCCCACATTGTATTGTCAGCCTGTTTTCCCCACATTGTATTGTCAGCCAAATTTTCACAGACGACTCATGTGGTCCTTGAAGGCTACCTCGTGCCCGCAGGCCCAATAGTGACCCCTGGTATTCaagaacaaaaatcaaaatgtattattaaataCTTTTTAGGCTGAATTTACATGGTAGGGCCAAGTGGCCAATTCAAATT
The window above is part of the Syngnathus acus chromosome 3, fSynAcu1.2, whole genome shotgun sequence genome. Proteins encoded here:
- the ano5b gene encoding anoctamin-5b isoform X2, coding for MRRITGKARDETLIELQGTGDVHTGDENGGTDVNSLSERTTLPGHTETEKLQPNKDTVFFRDGVRRIDFVLSYVDDKDGEKKQERRREFEANLEKAGLELETEDKSDSKDQKTYFLKIHAPWDVLATYADVLKIKVPFKASDIPHGRDVPLEWLSHPFRLPEHIMHPQPDYFTYPFDKGKTDFFLINDKDTFFPPSTRNRIVFYILARCPYYKNGQEDRDKTGIKRLLSNGTYTAAFPLHDCRYWKRARNAECESERFNLYSHWARFLCFYKEQPLNLIRKYYGEKIGIYFAWLGFYTEMLFFAAVMGFICFTYGVFSYDDNISSKEICDANIGGRIVMCPLCDKKCSFWKLNSTCLSSWQSHLFDNEGTVFFAIFMGIWVTLFLEFWKRRQARLEYEWDLVDFEEEQQQLQIRPEFEIRCTNRRLNKITQEMEPFLPVTSKCARFCLSGATVLFWISLILACIIGVIAYRLAVYAAFASIIKDPMRKIQVVGRFITPQLATSATASCINFVLIMILNFFYERVAIWITDMEIPKTHLEYENRLTMKMFLFQFVNYYSSCFYVAFFKGKFVGFPGAYSYMFGKWSKLRNEECDPGGCLIELTTQLVIVMAGKQLWGNIQEALLPLMRNWWSSRKGRHHPENHYSRWEQDHVLQNFSQLGLFYEYLEMVVQFGFITLFVASFPLAPLLALFNNILEIRVDAWKFTTQFRRPVAAKARNIGAWQEILNAVAILSVVTNAFIMAFTSDMIPRMVYLYATGKGASMRGYVNNSLSVYNISQIPFRNMPEEQDNWLDNSTSTCRYRDYRYPPGHYREYAHTMQFWHILAAKMAFIITMEHVVFVVKFFVAWMIPDVPSGVKARFKRERYLIQEYLHNYEVERLKLQLSASFITEPLSEESAVPTKHEVLSECL
- the ano5b gene encoding anoctamin-5b isoform X1, which translates into the protein MRRITGKARDETLIELQGTGDVHTGDGPAVLTAFRINLHTDENGGTDVNSLSERTTLPGHTETEKLQPNKDTVFFRDGVRRIDFVLSYVDDKDGEKKQERRREFEANLEKAGLELETEDKSDSKDQKTYFLKIHAPWDVLATYADVLKIKVPFKASDIPHGRDVPLEWLSHPFRLPEHIMHPQPDYFTYPFDKGKTDFFLINDKDTFFPPSTRNRIVFYILARCPYYKNGQEDRDKTGIKRLLSNGTYTAAFPLHDCRYWKRARNAECESERFNLYSHWARFLCFYKEQPLNLIRKYYGEKIGIYFAWLGFYTEMLFFAAVMGFICFTYGVFSYDDNISSKEICDANIGGRIVMCPLCDKKCSFWKLNSTCLSSWQSHLFDNEGTVFFAIFMGIWVTLFLEFWKRRQARLEYEWDLVDFEEEQQQLQIRPEFEIRCTNRRLNKITQEMEPFLPVTSKCARFCLSGATVLFWISLILACIIGVIAYRLAVYAAFASIIKDPMRKIQVVGRFITPQLATSATASCINFVLIMILNFFYERVAIWITDMEIPKTHLEYENRLTMKMFLFQFVNYYSSCFYVAFFKGKFVGFPGAYSYMFGKWSKLRNEECDPGGCLIELTTQLVIVMAGKQLWGNIQEALLPLMRNWWSSRKGRHHPENHYSRWEQDHVLQNFSQLGLFYEYLEMVVQFGFITLFVASFPLAPLLALFNNILEIRVDAWKFTTQFRRPVAAKARNIGAWQEILNAVAILSVVTNAFIMAFTSDMIPRMVYLYATGKGASMRGYVNNSLSVYNISQIPFRNMPEEQDNWLDNSTSTCRYRDYRYPPGHYREYAHTMQFWHILAAKMAFIITMEHVVFVVKFFVAWMIPDVPSGVKARFKRERYLIQEYLHNYEVERLKLQLSASFITEPLSEESAVPTKHEVLSECL